The genomic window CGACTACGAAACCCTGCTGCCCATCGCCGACTGCGTGTACCTGTTGGACAGCGATCGCAAACAGCTGATCGCCGTGCAACCGGACGATTGGCCGCGAATCCCCGAGATGATGAAACCCGTCCAGCGGCAGGCGGTCGACGATCCGGCCGCCGCCCAGGAGCTCGTCGCCACGCGTCCACGGCGAGGAACGCTGGCGACGATGAGCACGGCTCTGGGGGACTTTTTTAGCGGCACCGGAAGCGCCATCGCCGCCACCGTCAGGATGCCTCTGGATCTGTTGCCCGCTTGGCCTCGGTTCCGCTGGGGGCTGCGATTTTTCATGCACTACATGCGGCTTGTCTGCGGACCGTCCGCCTGGGTGTACCTGATTATCTCGGGCATGATCGTGGGTTTCACGACCACCTATTTCACTTTCAAATTTTTACCTTACACGCTCTACACCAAACCGCTGCTGTTGGAAGATTTGCTGACGGCGATCGGCTTTGCCCTGTACCGCGTGCTGGTGCCCATCCTGGCCACCACCCTGGTTGCGGCCCGCTGCGGCGCCGCGGTGGCCGCCGATGTGGGCGTGAAGAAATACGGTTCGCAGATCGAAGCCATCACCACGCTGGGCGTGCGGCCGCGAGCCTACCTGCTGACGCCGATCCTGATGGCGTTTGTGATCGGCACGCCGATCCTCGAATGGCTGGCCTACCAAGCCGCACGCACGGTCAGCCTGATCAGCTTCACCGCCTCGCATCCCGACGTGGGCCCGAACTTCTGGGCGCTGCATTTTGAATCAGAACTGGTCAGCAACGGTTGGCTGCCCACCGGCGCCGGTTGGCTGTTGCTAAAAACGATCGCTTCGGGAGTCGGCGTGGCGGCGATCAGCTACTACCGCGGGGCGCGTCCCAAACAGTCCGCCACCGACGTCAGCAACGCCATCACTTCCACCGTGTTGTGGGCGACGTTGTACGTCCTGATGGTGCATTTCGCCGTGGCCTTCTACGAATTTTAAGCCGTAGCGGTAGCCGATCTCGCCAGAGATTGGACTGGGGTGAAGAGCGGGAAGGGTGCGTCGGACTTGCAGGTCGTTAGAGCCATTCTTCGCAGCCGAAACCCGTCCCCTCGCTAAGGCTCGACCCTCCTTAAGAAGGAGGGTGAAGCAAGCGGCCCCAAGGTCCAATGCTGCATTAATTCACTTCACGTCCCGAGGGAGGGTGCAAGGCCATCAAGTCAAGCCTCTCCCAAGACCAACGGTTACCCCAGCACTAAGCTGCGGGCGTCGTGTAGCGGCGAGCAAAATTGACGATCGCGTCGGCGACGTAGGTCAAGTCCGAGGCGTTGTTGGCCAGCAGGTGATCGGCTCCGTCGATCGTGAGCAGGCTGACCGGCGAGGGGGTTTCCGAGGATCCGGCCAGGTGCATGATCCGCAACGCTTCGCCGTAGGGTACCGTGGCGTCCTGCGGTGAATGGCAGATTAGGATCGGCAGTTCGATCTGACCGATGAGGTCGGCAAGCTGGTGTTGGCGGAAGTCGTCCAGCATCGCTTGCGTGATGGTCCACTGCAGGCCGCCGATGGTCACCGTGCCGCGGCCGCTCTGTTCGATCGCGGGATTCATGCGAGACAGCAGGCTGGCCAGATGCTGGGTATCGGCCGGGGCGGCCAAGCCAACGACGGCTTGCACATCGGCCAGGGCCGGAAGGACTGCGCGAGTGGCTGCGGCGGCCAGGGACGCGGCGCCGCCAAAGCTATGCCCCAGCAGCAGCGAGGGGGGCCGAAGGTGCTCGGCCGCGTAGGCCGCGGCCGCGCGGAGGTCGGCTAGGTTGGTGGTGAAATTGGTTTCTGAAAAATCGCCTTCGCTGCCGCCCAGCCCGGTCATGTCGTAGCGGAGCACGGCCAGCCCGGAATCGGCCAGACGGCGACTGATGCGGACGATGGCTTTCAGATCTTTGTTGCAGGTGAAGCAGTGCGAAAACAGCACCAGCGGCGCATCGGGATGGCCTTCGACGGCATCCACGATGCCAGCCAAAGCCGCTCCGTTGCCGCCGGCAAAGCGGACGCGTGAGCTGACTCGAGTGAATCCCACAGCCCTGGCCTATCTACTGTTCACGCACGTTGACGCGACCGGCACGGAACGCGTCGGCCATGGCTTTGGGAACTTCGGCTTCGGCCAGCACCAGATGGGCGCGGTTGGCGACCACCTTGGCTTTCTGATCCTGTTCTTCCGCCACGGCTTCGGCCCGCCGCCGTTCGGCCTGAGCACGTGCGACCCGCGTATCGGCTTCGGCTTGATCGGATTGCAACCGCGCGCCGATGTTCTCGCCGATGTCGATGTCGGCGATGTCGATCGATACGATTTCAAAAGCGGTTTGAGCGTCGAGCCCGCGTTTGAGCACGTTGCGAGTAATCATGTCGGGGTTTTCGAGGACCTCGAAATGCGAGGACGTGGAACCGATCGAACTGATGATCGACTCCCCAACACGAGCGATGATGGTTTCCTCTGTGGCTCCGCCGATCAACTGCGCCAGGTTGGTCCGCACGGTCACTCGGGCGCGGACCCGCAATTCGATACCGTTTTTGGTGATCGCGCTGAGCGTCGTCTTGCCACTGCGCCGCGGATCCGGGCAGTCGATGACTTTGGGGTAAACGCTGGTTTGCACGGCATCCAACACGTCGCGGCCAGCCAAGTCGATCGCGGCGGCTTGGTCAAAATCCAATTCGATGCTGGCTCGGTGAGCCGCGATGATGGCGTGGATCACATTCATCACGTTGCCGTTGGCCAGGTAATGCGATTCCAGGCGTTGCGTGCTGATCCCCGTCCGGCGGTTGATGTCCATGCCGGCTTGGGCGGCCATGATCTTGGCCTGCACGATCACGTGAGGATTCACTTTCGTGAAATGCATGCGGATCAAACTGGTCAAGCTGACGTCGGCCACCGACATGTAGGCCTGAAACCACAGCTTGCCGTAGCGGATGAAGATGATGAACAAAATGAACAGGAATAGAGCCACCAGCAAACCGCCGGCGATCATCAAAACCGTTGTTACGTTGGCCGCGAGCAAAGGCGCGAAAATGGTCATCTGCTGCATCTCGATGTTAAGTTTTCAGGAGGAACCAGCCCAAGGCCTACACAAACCCCTAGAATGATATTAGACCCAGGGTGGGCTGCAAGTAACCTTTATACAGGATACGCGAGGCGCTGGCTGCAGTCCCCGTCATAAATCGTAAGCTCGGGATCGTGGTCTCGAGACGAGAAGCATACCGATATGGAGAACCGCATGGATCCGCAGTCGTATTTTAAACCCGGTGATTGGGTCGTTTATCGCAAAACCAAACGAGGCCCTGCGCCGGGGCCTCGAGCGCGGCGCGTGACGGCGGCCCACAAAGGCGATAACTACGGCTATACCG from Roseimaritima ulvae includes these protein-coding regions:
- a CDS encoding ATP-binding cassette domain-containing protein, translating into MNAPDPLPPETSPPPVSATTASPPAGQLAVEDQPHVRPLVLQNLTVKADNKVLLDDTSAEMPAGKITVIVGGSGAGKSVLLRILSGLIQPAGEVITWQGHVGHDDQQPLGRVGIVFQQFALFDELSPTGNVQFAIDHRRDRRQPPAQSAAAWLEELRVPTDVPVAALSGGQKQRLAIARTLAADPELVLYDEPTSGLDAASGRQVAQLIRRTQTAHRRTSVVVTHDYETLLPIADCVYLLDSDRKQLIAVQPDDWPRIPEMMKPVQRQAVDDPAAAQELVATRPRRGTLATMSTALGDFFSGTGSAIAATVRMPLDLLPAWPRFRWGLRFFMHYMRLVCGPSAWVYLIISGMIVGFTTTYFTFKFLPYTLYTKPLLLEDLLTAIGFALYRVLVPILATTLVAARCGAAVAADVGVKKYGSQIEAITTLGVRPRAYLLTPILMAFVIGTPILEWLAYQAARTVSLISFTASHPDVGPNFWALHFESELVSNGWLPTGAGWLLLKTIASGVGVAAISYYRGARPKQSATDVSNAITSTVLWATLYVLMVHFAVAFYEF
- a CDS encoding alpha/beta hydrolase family protein is translated as MGFTRVSSRVRFAGGNGAALAGIVDAVEGHPDAPLVLFSHCFTCNKDLKAIVRISRRLADSGLAVLRYDMTGLGGSEGDFSETNFTTNLADLRAAAAYAAEHLRPPSLLLGHSFGGAASLAAAATRAVLPALADVQAVVGLAAPADTQHLASLLSRMNPAIEQSGRGTVTIGGLQWTITQAMLDDFRQHQLADLIGQIELPILICHSPQDATVPYGEALRIMHLAGSSETPSPVSLLTIDGADHLLANNASDLTYVADAIVNFARRYTTPAA
- the floA gene encoding flotillin-like protein FloA (flotillin-like protein involved in membrane lipid rafts); amino-acid sequence: MIAGGLLVALFLFILFIIFIRYGKLWFQAYMSVADVSLTSLIRMHFTKVNPHVIVQAKIMAAQAGMDINRRTGISTQRLESHYLANGNVMNVIHAIIAAHRASIELDFDQAAAIDLAGRDVLDAVQTSVYPKVIDCPDPRRSGKTTLSAITKNGIELRVRARVTVRTNLAQLIGGATEETIIARVGESIISSIGSTSSHFEVLENPDMITRNVLKRGLDAQTAFEIVSIDIADIDIGENIGARLQSDQAEADTRVARAQAERRRAEAVAEEQDQKAKVVANRAHLVLAEAEVPKAMADAFRAGRVNVREQ